Proteins encoded in a region of the Dorea longicatena genome:
- a CDS encoding FtsX-like permease family protein, producing MARKITRKNFYMEIRRNFGRFISILFIVALGVAFFSGIRASEPSMRITGDAYFDESDLMDIKAVSTLGITKEDVSAVGNIKGVGKAEGAYSADFLNIKNKKQYVLHVMSAMEDMNKITVREGRMPEKAGECLVDDQMNYKIGETIKLKSGTDDKVTDTLKTDELKVVGKGNSPYYISLSRGSTTIGTGTISGFVVVPEKTFDLDVYTEMYVQVAGAKDLTAYTKAYKEKVKTVQKRIEAITEERGKIRKSELEDKANEKLAKAQKKLDDGKAESKQKLEDAKKQITDGETQVSQAKEKIASGKSQIAAAKQTIDTKQKELDQAKKTYQNGLKELSQGKKQYEQGKAAYDSQYAEAQAKIQAGEEGLVTYRAELDKGWAGYQTLLNTIEALKAQAAGGSGQDPDQENPNQNQELLQKIQVMEQQAQETKKTLDAKEQDYQTQKAGLDAAKQKLANGKAELDQAKAKLDACEAKLTSAAASIESGQKQLDAGKAELKAQEQTLQNGETEIAQNEAKLADSRKEYEDGKETSEEEIAKGEKKLADAKEQIKKIKNPKWYVYNRSTLVEYDGFGENANRMRAIGKVFPVMFFLVAALISLTGMTRMVEEQRIEIGTMKALGYSNFSIASKYLGYAFLATAGGSILGVLTGEKILPYIIIYAYEIMYPHIPKIYVPYHMSYAVMASVASIVCTMGATLASCYKELAAEPAVLMRPPAPKKGRRVFLERIGFIWKRMNFTWKSTIRNLMRYKKRFFMTIFGIGGCMALMLVGYGVKDSVYEIADIQYDEIQLYDGHIFYKDDVTKTEKEELKEYLKEDTDIQTYMDARMQSVTASKGNKKRSVYQCVLGNPDIVGKYEDFHDRKTKESYKLTDNGAIVSEKTAKLLNVKEGDTINLKDGMAKGVTVKIAYICENYMGHYMYFTPQYYKKVYGKTAEYNCIMFRAKDGYSEEQVKKAGEKILAKDQVLTISYLHDIKDQLDDMLASLNLVIIVLIVSAGMLAFVVLYNLNSINITERQRELATLKVLGFYDVEVAEYVFRENILLTLIGAFVGVIFGKVLHLFVIQTVEVDAAMFGRSIYLPSYIYSFLFTIGFSLFVNWVMYFKLKKIDMVESLKSIE from the coding sequence ATGGCAAGAAAGATAACACGAAAGAATTTTTACATGGAGATCCGACGGAATTTTGGCCGTTTTATTTCAATTCTTTTTATTGTTGCTTTGGGGGTTGCGTTCTTTTCTGGAATCCGGGCATCGGAACCATCTATGAGAATTACGGGAGATGCGTATTTTGATGAATCGGATCTGATGGACATTAAGGCTGTCAGTACGCTTGGAATTACGAAAGAGGATGTAAGTGCGGTCGGAAACATAAAGGGAGTGGGAAAGGCTGAAGGTGCCTACAGTGCAGATTTCCTGAATATAAAGAATAAGAAGCAATATGTACTTCATGTGATGTCAGCGATGGAGGATATGAATAAGATCACGGTAAGGGAAGGACGTATGCCGGAAAAAGCAGGGGAATGTCTGGTTGATGACCAGATGAATTATAAAATCGGCGAGACGATAAAATTAAAGTCCGGAACAGATGACAAGGTGACAGATACATTGAAGACGGACGAATTAAAAGTAGTCGGAAAAGGAAATTCCCCATACTACATTTCACTGAGCCGAGGAAGCACAACCATTGGAACCGGTACGATAAGCGGATTCGTAGTGGTTCCGGAGAAAACCTTTGATCTGGATGTGTATACGGAAATGTACGTACAGGTGGCAGGTGCAAAAGATCTGACTGCTTATACGAAGGCATATAAAGAGAAAGTAAAGACCGTCCAAAAGAGAATCGAAGCAATCACAGAAGAAAGAGGAAAGATCCGGAAGTCGGAACTTGAAGATAAGGCAAATGAAAAACTTGCGAAAGCGCAGAAAAAGCTGGATGATGGCAAAGCGGAATCGAAGCAGAAGCTTGAGGATGCCAAAAAGCAGATTACGGATGGAGAGACGCAGGTTTCGCAGGCAAAAGAAAAGATTGCGAGTGGAAAGTCGCAGATTGCAGCAGCAAAGCAGACGATAGATACAAAACAAAAAGAATTGGATCAGGCGAAAAAGACGTATCAAAATGGACTGAAAGAGCTTTCCCAGGGAAAGAAACAGTACGAACAAGGAAAAGCTGCGTATGATTCCCAGTATGCAGAAGCGCAGGCAAAGATTCAGGCAGGAGAGGAAGGCCTGGTTACATACAGAGCCGAACTGGATAAAGGCTGGGCGGGATATCAGACTCTTCTGAATACGATTGAGGCACTAAAAGCACAGGCAGCAGGCGGTTCGGGACAGGATCCGGATCAGGAGAATCCCAACCAGAATCAGGAATTATTACAGAAGATCCAGGTAATGGAGCAGCAGGCGCAGGAGACCAAGAAGACACTGGATGCAAAAGAACAGGATTATCAGACCCAGAAGGCCGGACTTGATGCAGCAAAGCAAAAGCTCGCAAATGGGAAAGCCGAGCTTGACCAGGCAAAAGCGAAGCTGGACGCCTGTGAGGCAAAGCTTACCAGTGCAGCCGCAAGTATAGAATCCGGACAGAAACAATTAGATGCCGGTAAAGCAGAGTTGAAAGCACAGGAACAGACATTGCAAAATGGCGAGACAGAAATTGCTCAAAATGAAGCCAAACTTGCCGATTCGAGAAAAGAATATGAGGACGGAAAAGAGACGTCTGAGGAAGAAATCGCAAAAGGTGAGAAAAAGCTTGCTGATGCAAAAGAACAGATTAAGAAGATAAAAAATCCAAAATGGTATGTATACAATAGAAGTACACTGGTAGAATATGATGGATTTGGGGAAAATGCAAACCGTATGCGTGCAATCGGAAAAGTATTTCCTGTGATGTTCTTCTTAGTTGCTGCTCTGATCAGTCTGACCGGTATGACCCGTATGGTGGAAGAGCAGAGAATTGAGATCGGTACAATGAAAGCACTGGGATACAGTAATTTTTCTATTGCTTCCAAGTATCTGGGATACGCGTTTCTTGCAACAGCGGGAGGAAGTATTCTGGGAGTGCTGACAGGAGAAAAGATCTTGCCGTATATTATCATTTATGCATATGAGATTATGTATCCGCATATTCCGAAGATTTATGTACCATATCATATGAGTTATGCGGTGATGGCATCGGTCGCTTCGATCGTGTGTACCATGGGAGCGACACTTGCATCCTGCTATAAAGAACTGGCTGCAGAACCGGCTGTGCTGATGCGTCCGCCGGCACCAAAAAAGGGAAGAAGAGTGTTCTTGGAAAGAATTGGATTTATTTGGAAACGAATGAATTTCACATGGAAATCAACAATCCGAAACTTGATGCGTTATAAAAAACGTTTCTTTATGACGATATTTGGAATTGGCGGCTGTATGGCACTGATGCTGGTTGGATATGGGGTAAAGGATTCGGTATATGAGATCGCAGATATTCAGTACGATGAGATCCAACTGTATGACGGGCATATTTTCTACAAGGATGATGTAACAAAGACAGAGAAAGAAGAGTTGAAGGAATATCTGAAAGAAGATACGGATATTCAGACTTATATGGATGCGAGGATGCAGAGCGTGACGGCATCAAAGGGAAATAAAAAACGCAGCGTTTATCAGTGCGTACTTGGCAATCCGGATATTGTCGGAAAATATGAAGATTTCCATGACAGGAAGACGAAAGAATCATACAAACTTACAGACAATGGTGCAATTGTCAGTGAGAAGACGGCAAAACTTCTGAATGTAAAAGAAGGTGATACGATAAATCTTAAGGACGGTATGGCAAAAGGTGTCACAGTAAAAATTGCGTATATCTGTGAGAACTATATGGGACATTACATGTATTTTACGCCGCAGTATTATAAGAAAGTATATGGAAAGACAGCAGAATATAACTGTATCATGTTCCGGGCAAAGGATGGATATTCAGAAGAGCAGGTGAAAAAAGCCGGAGAAAAAATCCTTGCGAAAGATCAGGTACTGACAATCTCTTATCTGCATGATATTAAGGATCAGCTGGATGATATGCTTGCCAGCCTGAATCTGGTGATCATAGTCCTGATCGTTTCGGCGGGAATGCTTGCATTCGTAGTACTTTATAATCTGAACAGTATTAACATTACAGAGCGTCAGAGAGAGCTTGCAACTTTGAAAGTGCTTGGCTTCTATGATGTGGAAGTAGCGGAATATGTATTCCGGGAAAATATCCTGCTGACGCTAATTGGAGCTTTCGTAGGTGTGATATTCGGTAAAGTCCTGCACCTGTTCGTAATTCAGACGGTGGAAGTGGATGCGGCGATGTTTGGACGAAGCATTTATCTTCCGAGTTATATCTACAGCTTTTTATTTACGATAGGATTTTCATTATTCGTAAACTGGGTAATGTATTTCAAGTTAAAGAAAATTGACATGGTAGAATCATTGAAAAGCATAGAGTAG
- a CDS encoding ABC transporter ATP-binding protein — MSEFVTLKDVKKIYQMGEVEIMAAAGIDFEIKKGEFAVVVGPSGAGKTTVLNILGGMDTASEGQVLVDGQDIATYSTKQLTAYRRDDIGFVFQFYNLIPNLTALENVELALQICKNPMDAKEVLEEVGLGDRLDNFPAQLSGGEQQRVSIARALAKNPKLLLCDEPTGALDYNTGKSILKLLQDTCRNNGMTVILITHNSAIAPMADRVIKIKNGRVDKIIENPQPVSVETIEW; from the coding sequence ATGAGTGAATTTGTGACTTTGAAAGATGTTAAGAAGATATATCAGATGGGCGAAGTTGAGATCATGGCGGCCGCAGGAATTGATTTTGAGATTAAAAAGGGAGAATTTGCAGTTGTTGTTGGTCCGAGTGGAGCCGGGAAAACCACAGTTCTCAATATTCTTGGCGGCATGGATACGGCATCTGAGGGGCAGGTGCTGGTAGATGGGCAGGATATTGCTACGTATTCAACGAAGCAGCTGACTGCATATAGAAGAGATGATATCGGATTCGTGTTCCAGTTTTATAATCTGATACCGAATCTGACGGCACTGGAGAATGTGGAGCTTGCACTCCAGATATGTAAGAATCCGATGGATGCAAAAGAGGTATTGGAAGAAGTAGGACTTGGGGACCGTCTGGATAATTTTCCTGCTCAGTTATCAGGAGGAGAACAGCAGAGAGTGTCGATTGCAAGGGCACTTGCGAAGAATCCGAAATTATTACTCTGTGATGAACCAACGGGAGCGCTTGATTACAATACAGGCAAATCCATTTTGAAATTACTTCAGGATACATGCCGGAACAATGGTATGACAGTTATACTGATCACACATAACTCGGCAATAGCACCGATGGCAGACCGGGTGATCAAGATCAAGAACGGACGGGTTGATAAGATCATCGAAAATCCACAGCCGGTTTCGGTTGAGACCATAGAATGGTAA
- the gatB gene encoding Asp-tRNA(Asn)/Glu-tRNA(Gln) amidotransferase subunit GatB translates to MAKQYETVIGLEVHVELATKTKIFCGCSTAFGGAPNTHTCPVCTGMPGSLPVLNKQVVEYAMGIGLATHCDITRVCKFDRKNYFYPDNPQNYQISQLYQPIARNGYVEITVGDTKKKVRIHEMHMEEDAGKLVHDEWDDTSLVDFNRSGVPLVEIVSEPDMRSSEEVIAYLEKLRTIIQYLGASDCKLQEGSMRADVNLSVREVGTQEFGTRTEMKNLNSFKAIARAIEGERERQIELIEEGKAVIQETRRWDDNKESSHAMRSKEDAQDYRYFPEPDLVPIVIDDEWIEKIKAKQPEFRDEKLERYKKEFDIPQYDAEILTESKHMADIFEETTVICGKPKKVSNWLMVETMRLLKEHGMEPEDISFSPANLAKLIGLTEAGTINSSVAKEVFEQVFEKDVDPESYVEEHGLKTVNDEGALEEVLKEVIAKNPKAIADYKGGKEKALGALVGQTMKAMKGKANPGMVNQKLREMLK, encoded by the coding sequence ATGGCAAAACAGTATGAGACAGTCATTGGACTTGAGGTCCATGTAGAACTTGCAACAAAGACAAAAATCTTCTGCGGATGCAGCACGGCATTCGGAGGAGCACCGAATACACATACATGCCCGGTTTGTACCGGTATGCCTGGATCACTTCCGGTATTAAATAAACAAGTTGTAGAATATGCAATGGGAATCGGCCTTGCAACACATTGTGATATTACAAGAGTGTGCAAATTCGACCGTAAGAACTATTTTTATCCGGATAACCCGCAGAACTATCAGATCTCACAGCTCTATCAGCCAATCGCAAGAAATGGCTATGTAGAGATCACAGTTGGTGATACAAAGAAGAAAGTTCGCATCCATGAGATGCATATGGAAGAAGATGCCGGAAAGCTGGTTCATGATGAATGGGATGATACATCTCTGGTAGATTTTAACCGAAGTGGTGTGCCGCTTGTAGAGATCGTATCCGAGCCGGATATGCGTTCATCAGAAGAAGTTATCGCTTATCTGGAAAAATTAAGAACGATCATCCAGTATCTGGGAGCATCAGACTGCAAGCTTCAGGAAGGTTCGATGAGAGCGGACGTGAACTTATCGGTAAGAGAAGTCGGCACACAGGAATTCGGAACCAGAACAGAGATGAAGAACCTGAACTCATTCAAGGCAATCGCAAGAGCCATTGAAGGAGAAAGAGAGCGTCAGATCGAACTTATCGAAGAAGGAAAAGCTGTTATCCAGGAGACCAGAAGATGGGATGACAATAAAGAATCATCTCACGCAATGCGTTCCAAAGAAGATGCCCAGGATTATCGTTATTTCCCGGAACCGGATCTTGTACCGATCGTGATCGACGATGAGTGGATTGAAAAGATCAAAGCAAAACAGCCGGAATTCCGTGATGAAAAACTGGAACGTTATAAGAAAGAGTTCGATATTCCACAGTACGATGCAGAAATTCTCACAGAGTCCAAGCATATGGCGGATATCTTTGAAGAGACAACAGTAATTTGTGGAAAACCGAAGAAAGTATCCAACTGGCTGATGGTAGAAACCATGCGTCTGTTAAAAGAACACGGCATGGAACCGGAAGATATCAGCTTCTCACCGGCAAATCTTGCAAAACTGATCGGGCTTACAGAAGCAGGAACCATCAACAGTTCCGTTGCCAAAGAAGTGTTCGAACAGGTATTTGAAAAAGATGTAGATCCGGAAAGTTATGTAGAAGAACACGGATTAAAGACAGTCAATGATGAAGGCGCACTGGAAGAAGTGTTAAAAGAAGTCATTGCGAAGAATCCAAAAGCCATTGCCGATTACAAAGGCGGCAAAGAAAAAGCACTCGGCGCATTGGTCGGACAGACTATGAAAGCCATGAAAGGAAAGGCAAATCCTGGAATGGTGAATCAGAAATTGCGGGAGATGTTGAAGTAA